TATTCTAAAGTGAATTTACAAATATCCTTAAGTAGAAAAGCACCCACCATGACATTCCACTGTAAAAAATTACAAGTATATTATAACTTGATGTAAGAGCATTTCTAGCATATCACAGGTCTtaatgttttacacttttttagAATATCGTTGTGTTGCACGATTGACACTGGCACATCCAGGTGATCAGGGCGGTAAAGTGACTGTTATATAATGGGTTGTAAACTTGCTTCACATCACCCCTGAGATTTCTTGTAAGTCATGTGACAGGAtttagccacacacacacactgaacacttgTGCTTACTTTTGCCCTGCACCAACATCAATCTGAATAATGGAAAGTGAAGAACCACGGCATGTGTTAACTTGTCTTATGTGCTACCAAAAAGCCTGTTGGTATTTGATATGGGTTGTTGCAGAACTGCAACATGATCCCATTTTTGCTCAGTGACTGAAACAACATGGTGGTAAAATGGAAAGTGAAAGTGACTTGTTAAACAAAGTCCCCTTTGTCTGAGTCATTTCACGGacttttcatatatttcatatctATGTTTTTCATATCTAGTGTGTTTTTGATGTCAATGAAAGCAGTTTGGTACTTTGAggtaaaatattgtttttgcaGTGACAAAGTTAAACAAGATACTTATTTACAGCTCAAGATAACTGCCTTGTTACTGCATGCCTTTAAACAAACAGGATCCACTTAAAATCAAATGCAGAAATGTACCTAAGtccatttactcaagtacttaaAAATTCATAAAGAATGTGCACTTTTTACACCACTACATTTATTAGTTACTTTGCAGACAGAGATGTTAATAATAAATCAAGGCAAATGATCAACTTATTAAATTTACTGCATTGTTCTATAATAATTTACCTAACAGCTGATAAGCAATTAAAAATGTGCTTCATCTCGAccaaatacaacattaaaatgctgcttaatgtattagtaataataatacaataaccATTATACTAAAATACACTAAACACTGACAGGAGCTGCTGCCAAATGAATATTGAGTGTATTCTCCTAACAtctctacttttacttaagtcaaAATTTGCATGGAAGACTTTTACCTGTACTGGAGTTTTGTTAATGTCATGGTTCTTTCCTagtctggctctatgtcccTGCgtcagtccaccagatgcccttgGACTTTCTCCgtttgttgaactggactgagtggTGGTAGGCCCTTGACGGAGGAGTTTGACACACCTAGTCAAGGATGCAGCCATTCATGCACCAGGCAGTTCATTTCACATGTCTTCTGCATTCACATTTAGGCCATTTATCAGACGTTCTTATCCAGAGACTGACAGGTGTTTTGTTCAATGGCTGGACTCTTTTACTAAACACTCAACATATTAATAAAAAGGAATTTGTTTGGCATCTGTAGCTTTGAGTGATTTTTGTTTGCAGCCTCTATGCATCGTATTTGAGTAGCTGCATCATCATGAGATTGTAGATAAGAGTTTGCAGgttgtggtgtttgtgtgcatgtgtttaagTTGTATTCACGTGTGTTCTTGGACTGGTTTATGTACGTTGGTTGAGgattgtgttttcttcttggttttctgctgctctgggttttcctcctgtgtctctgtcctgcttttccctccacacctgcctgCATTATCCTCGTTAGCCCTGTCCTGCTCCCTGTATCTCCCCCAGacaatcagctcccagcctgcccttgtgtcttgccacccgttccttgttgtttcattagttcagtttgtatttaagtcctagtcttctgttattttctgtttggcTCAGTTTTGCCTTGCTTACACTCTGGAGTTCCTGTTCCTGAGTTGaggaaataaatattgattgattCAGTTCCAACTGCCTGCTGTCTCCTGCTTTTGGGTCAACGTGCCCCGCTACTCATGACAGTTAAATtgtggtatttctacttttacttattgtaagtaaaggatctgaatacttctgctgctgttgttaaaatcacattttaagatttatattagtttttttcatcattacaAACTAATACTTATACACAACATATTCCAAACCATCGTTTTAGATCCCAGCTAAGAAAGACTTTTTACcaaatgtgtttccttttcaaTATGTAAGGGCTCCTGATTCATTATCAACTTTTACAGcagtgtacttttttttattctattttttacagtataaatcTGAGCTATTGGTGAGACCAGTGTGAcagatttataaaaacaaaaacattaataactgaTGGAAAAAACCTGCAGAGTACAAGAATATAAAGGAAAGAGAAATGTCTCATTAAAATGCAAGAACATCTTATCTTCTATTTTTaactatttcttcttctatctcCTCTTTGTGAACTGAAATCATCCTCTCAACTGGCTGATGATGTTTTTAGGGGTATTTTAGAAGCTCGTGTGTTTCATTGTCTTCCAGTGTTTCGTTGAGTCACTGATTTAGATGATCTTTGtcgttttaattaatttattgtatCCAGATAGTCATTGGGTTGTTTTAAGGAATCTCACATTGTCTTCAGGATGCAATATTTTGTACGACTGTATGAAAATTCCATTCATGATTTACGCAgcaatgttttttctctttgatATGTATTCTTGAAACATAATGTATTATGTTATGTTGTCTGTACTCATCCTTGCTGCTGTTTACCTTGGCCAGGACACTCTTGAAAAAACgaaaaaaacgaaaaaaaaaacaaaaaactgataGTGTAAAATTTTAACTGACATTGGCACTTCGACACTTGTTTGTTATATGCCTGAAATGCACTTTGGACATAGCCATGATGTTGATGCTACAATGCTGCCACCTAGTGGCAAAAGTATGAAGTGCATCAAAACTTCTCCAGATTTGCAAAGTGGGGTAGCATTGCTTGAATGATTCATAAAGTTAAGTGGAAGAGACTAGAAGAGAGGAGACTAACAATTATAATCAGCTAAGTATTTGCTTggttaatcgttttgtctataaagtgtcaaaaaataaagtgaaaaatgccaaatagTCGAAGTTGACATCTTCATATGTCTTGATTTGTCCAGCCAAAAGTCTAGAACCCAAAGATACCCAgttgtatgaaaaataaaatcattaaattatcacatttgagaagacTAATGACTaagaaatgactaaaacaattatttaattatcaaaatagttgcagattgaatttctgttgattgactgattaattgttgcagctcttgaGACAcagtttcactttcatttcactttgattgTGATCTCTCCTGACTCTGACTCCACCTGCAGGGACAGAACCAAGATACTACTAACAACATACTAGATAGTTGTGTTTTGAAGCTTTCATATAAACTTTACTGGTTGGAAGTCTCACTCCCTTTTCAGATGACCCACTTAGTTTCAGCATCACAGCACATTCAGCCACATGTTAAAAAGGGATGTTTAATTGGTTAAAGTTATGgtttgtgacattttcatatattttcatttcattagcATTTTGATCTATCACAACAGTTGCATGGAACTTATAGTTGTTCTTCTTAAAACCAAATGAAGTAGCACTTCCCCAAGAAAATACTGgtacacaggaagtgatgcctTTGCATTTCCTGCAGCTGTTACAGACGTTTctaaggagaagaaaaaaatagaagaaaaaaaatgcttgcatGAGCAGTGACAGCCACCACAAATACCAGGAAGCAGACTGCCCAGTACTGACCACACCACTGTCTGACTGGGAAGTGATCTCTGGGAAATGAGGTGAAACTTCAGCGAAACAATGAATGCCAAGCACAAAGTGTGGAGACACAATGATATGAGAATCTGatttaactgtgttttactgcagttcctcttcttctcctcataCAGCtaaaggacaaaaacacagatcCAAACTCTTCTTTCATGAGTGAGACTAAAAAGACATCATGGATTCAGTGTTTATGTTAATTACTGAGATAAAAGCAATGTCCATCAGTCCACCTTCCTACTGACCTCCACTTACATCCAAGGAAACTGCTGACAAAGTACGTATATAATGGGATGGTCAGTCTATCTCTcatacatatttatacataataATGGGAGTATAAATATTCCATAACTTAAAGGATTCCAGTCTGTCCCTATTATGAATAATTCAACCACCACACATGGCTGCACAGGAGACCAAAGGGCTAAGAGCAGTGCAAAGAAAGTAGGGGTCACTCTTTTTGCTTGATGCTCAGATTTAGCTGAATTTACATTTGAATGtgtgtctcttctctcctctcctctcctctcctctcctctcctctcctctcgtcttGTGACTGGATCACGCACTATCTCTGTGTTCAGGCTCCCTCGGTGGACAAAGAACCTTCATTGCAAGTTAATTGATTTCATCATCGCGAGATTCATATCCAATTATCACACCTACACTGGCAGCTGCGCCCGAAGACAATCTATTCCCATGCGTAAAAATGTCCAGGAGAGCTCCAAATAACGCAGGAAACCTTTACAGTATGAATTCCGAGACTTAtactgactgcagagagaggtAATCATCATTTAAcatatattactatattactGTAGTGAACGCGTAAAGGAGCACAACAGATGAGAGCGCACAAAGAGGAAGTTTTTCATAGCAGCCACCATTAAATTAATGTTCCTAAATGCACAAAACTGaatttacactgtaaatatCCTGCATCCAACTTCACAACATCTTATCATGAAGACACTATGACGTTTTCAGGGTTTAAACACAGCATCATCTGTATTAGAAAAGAAACTACAGCCTCTGTCGGTGTTTCCGTATAAAACAATCAAATCTGGATCAGTGCGGGTCTTACCATAGCAGATCACGTCCCCCGTTTTCTTCCGTATATCCACCGGCGATGTATCCCGCTTTCCGTTATCAGTCTTCATGCCTCCCTGGCCGTGCGGTATTCAGAGCTGTGAGATAAAACTGACAGCGGAGTGATCCAACAGAAGGCCGCGCTGATAAGCGTTAGCCAATCAGCGTTGAGCGTGGGCGGGGCGAACAGTCAGGGTGGTAATTCTTGATCAAGGTGCCTCTGGGTGTTTTGCCTCTCATCAGTCATAACAGAGGCTTCAATTCTGGTTTTTATCGCGCAAAAATCAGTCAGAAGACCAATTAGATCAGTTTATTTGGAAGATGTTCATTGATCATTTTTATGCTAAAATATATTATAGATATAATGTAGAATTTGTAATTTTTACCtcaattttgtaattttgtgttttgaaacaTTTCTAGCAAATGGATACAAAAGTAAATCTGTTTGGTTCATTATTGACAAATATTTGAAGGATAGAAATCTTGTATGTAAGGTGTTATACGTATGacagaacaaataaaaagttttacacttttctttttctacctTTTTATTTGCAGTGATAACAAAGTCAGATCACCTTAACACAGCCGCAACCCAAACATctatcctgttttttttttcaaactgagCAATAAAAGAAGACGTCACTGTGACCTGTTAAGATTTATTTCCCCCATCCTGTTTTTGAACCTGGTTCTGCCATCTAGGAAACTATTGCAGGGTGGAAACACAAACTGTAGGAagtctcttgctctctctctctctctccctctccctctctctctctctgtgtgtctgaagGGGAGTTATGATTTAACCTATACAGAGGAAGTTAGTTGTTCCAGCAGCTGAATAACTTCCCTCTAAGAGAACAGCTCACTCTAAAGGATACGGGCATGACAAAGAACATCCTCAAGTTGGTGGAACATTTAAGGAAGCGGACTGGAAATACTGACGTTCATTTCCCTTCTACTGTTTATGACTGGTTTGCTCAGCTGCTAATTGACCAGATATCATTGTGAGGAAGACAATACAGCCCTGAATATAGGCCGATGAGCGGCCTCAGCAAACTCTGGACAAAGACTCCCTGTTCTCTCCATAAAACACCAGACTGTCTCATCCCTCCTGACTTGATTCACATGTTATGGCTTTGCcacattgtgcaaaaaaaaaaaaaaaaaatcatgtttaaaagGTTGAAAGAGTGTGTGACACCATATAGCTGCTGGGGAAGAATAACCCAGCTGTTTAACCTGCAGGCTGTTTGTGCATGCGTGTTGTCTGCTGTCTGATCCCAGATCCCAGTGAGGAGCTTTCTGATGAATGAGGTTCCCTGCTTTTATTGATTCTCTCCATAGCTTTGATGCTGTGGAGAGATTGCCTCTTAGGGCTACATACAGTTATATACCTACAGTTCAGTGAACAAAGGACTGGGGAATACAATGTGTGTACAGAGTGTATATccagtatctgtgtgtgtttgacagaacAAAACAGTATTGATTTATGGCCTGAACAAAAGAAGAATGTCTGTATGGGGAGTTGTATCCTCTGTAGCgtggtaaaaacaaaagaaaaaccaaTGAAATGTAACATTAATACAGGCTTTTCATACTGTAAATGGGCATTTTTTGTATCACAAATATGCCATTTTCAAGGTGATTGATAGAGCGTAGAGGGTCTGATTCACTCAGCCTGTTAATATCATCAATGCACAGTGTATGACATTCTattaatgcatgaataatatCTGTAATTTGGCACATTAGATATGTTTTGCTGAAATGCGGGCCTATGGTGGCGCTGTGGTGGGTAATCTGATGTTCCCTCTCATCACCATAATAACATGAGCACTCCTCCCAAAGCTCCGTCACCATGGTCACCGCGCCttacatgacaaacacacaatgagGAGACTTGAACGTGACTAACACACGCATCTGCACAAGCTCCGGCAGCTGCTTTTCTCATTCACATTTGCACCTATTTCCTCTGATGTTGAATGAACGAAACAGTTGATCTAATTTATTGCCTTATGAATAATGTATGCTGCGCTAACTGGATTGGATTGCTCTGCATTAATGTCTTCTTTTCAATCAATGCTGGCTTTGCAAAAACAGACTATCAGGCTAAAAGCCACCCATGTTCATGTGTATGTAGGTACAAATGGTTTAATTTGTTTGAATGTATACATTTGAAGCAAACAAAATTGATTTAGCacataaaatgttcattttgcgCAAATAGATTGATCTTtttgaagtaaaaaataaacaccttagtaataaaaaaaatctaataatctTCATATTTTGGTTCTGTAATCACATACACTCAATACCAGACCGGATATTTTATAAAAGCACTCAGTCAGTATGAACACATTACTCAAGCTTTCATTGTGTGTTATCAGTAAGGAGCTCAGTCTGAGTGCAGGGAGACAGTCAGTCTGTAATCATAGGTGCAGTGTCTGAGGTGGTGTCTGGCTCGGGCTCATAGTgcccctccatctcctccatctctctctccacaggCTCCTCCCTGCCTCTTAAGCATATTGGCCTCCTCTCTTtccgcctcctcctctccctgtcaATTTCTTTAGCTGCTGTTGTCTGCTCCAGCTCCAGCATGGCCTGGtcgctctctcctctctcacccAGGCCGAGGCTGTGGTCTCTGGTTGCGAGAGCCAGTCGCGCCCCTCTCCTTCCTGTTACTATGTGGAAGAGTGAGAAAGTGTCGTCCGGGcgctctgtcacacacactgtggtcaGGCCTTGGTCGTTGTAGCTCTCCTGTGGCCTCTTGGGAGACTTggtctttgttttcttgctcAATATGAAGTTGAAAAAGGCAGTCACTAGCAGCATTGTCCCTGCAATCACAAATGTTGACATGTCACTGTAAGAAAAGCACTTTAAGTCAATATGTTTGACGTAAAAAAAGGCCAATTATGACACCAGCAGTGCAGTAAACAGTGTTGTAATTATTAGTGTAAGTGTGGTAGCCGCTGGCATCATGTTACCTGGGATAATGGCGTGCCACACCAACACAGGATGCAAGAAACAGACCACTGACATTATAGAGTAATAGAGGAACTTATGGAAGCCTCCGATGCGCGCCATCTTCCCccacaacacaaacagttgCCAGTCTGGAGGACAGCTACAGAGAGAcgagagaggaggagggctgAATCTGTAAAACAGGCTTTCTCTCATACAGACAGTCAGCCACTATACCAACATCTCAATATTAGGACTGAAAATTTATAATTTTTGTGACTTTTGACAAGAAAGACAGCTAGTTATATGAATGCTGATATGACAAATATCATGGAAGactaagaaaaataaagataaaatttaTATTTAGGTGTTTGGATCTGCTTTACACTGACAAGGTTCACCCCTGAACACCATTCAGTGGATGATGAGTGAGTTTCTTCTTGCTTTGTGCTATAGTACCCGTGCAGATAAGTGTTGTTTACTCACGGCAGACACATGACCAGGAGTGTATCCAGGAAGTAGGCCAACTCAAACATCATGATGCCAACAGATGACACTCtggtgggaaaaaatatgtttggcACCAGATGAAACTGATACAGTGTCTGTGATAAAAATCAGTTCTTAAACTATGTAAACTAGATCCAAATATGGACgacttttcttgtttctgtgtattttatctAGGGCTGATAGCGAAGATTGTTTGACGAAGGAGCAAAATGTGGGTTGCAAGGAAAGGCTTCAAGTATCCTgtgacaaacaataaaaagaagagATATCACTTACATGAGGTACAAAGGAGTTGTGGTTTTTCTTCTCTATATTGTGTTTAAATAGTCTGATAACCATCTTCACTTGTGAACCAGAAAAATGCCTTGAGGTTAACTATCATAAGTACGCTCCCCTCTCTCAGAGGAGTTAACgctctgttgtgtgtttctgtaaacgtatgcgtgtgtgtgttcagagtgcatatgtatttgtgtgtacagACTGAGTAAACAGCTGCTGAATTTCTGCTCTCCTCTGGGAGAAGCTTTCCTGTGGCTCTGTGGGAGTTTGGCTGTGAGCCACAGAGATAATAAGAAGTGGCAGAGAGGTCGCTTTTCTGCTCCTTCTCTATGCACCTCTGACTCCCTCCCAGCATCTCCTCGCAAGTATATTTGTGTATGAGTGATTATGAAGGCAGGTATTGTATTGTAATTGTTTTCCAAGAGCCCTTGGGCCACACATTCTTTGCCATATTAAAATCCAGGCGGTCTGGCACTAGTTAGTCTGAAGTAGTCAGGATTGCTTTGTGAGGTTTGATATAGTATATTACAGAAGTAGAATAAAAAACCTAAGCACTTACAGTAGGTAGATGCCGAGGCTGTTGAATTCTCCCAGTTGTAGGGTTTCCACTCCTACAGCACATAACACTAAAAAGGAAgcaaaatatagatttttttttctttttttccatcctGTGACTTACTGGTGAGCAAATTCTGTCCACCAGATGTCAGACTTTGTtcatgatttttcttctttagcGACGGGCAAGCGTGCAGTGGAGGATAAAGCATCTTAAACTGAGATGATCAAATATGACAACATGCATAAACATGCTTTCTGTCTTGCTttcacttttactgttttactgtttattttttccccacttgTGTCTTGATTGTTTTCATTCGTAGTCTTTAATTTCATTCTTACAGCAGCAAATTGATTTTAGTCCTTGATGCAAAccatttttctctcctcatgGGACAATAAAGATGACCTGAAGTCACGCTGAATTCATAGTGTACATCTGTACTGAACTGATGATATAAGTAACATAAAGATACTTAAAGAGCACTTTATATCAGTAATTGTTGTAATTGTTTCCGTCATGGTCACAAAATTGTGGTAATAGCTTGCTCATGCTTGTAATTACCATGTCACTGCCAGCAGGCTATAGGTCATTTTATCTGAGTGGACATTTAACACATCACAGATCTTCTGCCAGTGAACCATGACATCTTAAACAGTCTCAACATTTCGCCCACAAGGACCTTTCTCAAGATTACTTGAGAAAgatttttaatcacttttttctTTGGAATTGGATATTCAGGCAAATTGATTCTCTGCACCACAGCAGAGACTAAACAAGTGGTGTGCGTGTTGCCTTCTAATCTTAAACAGTCTCACCACTTGTGAAATGGTAGATCACAGCTTTTTCTGACAATCCTTCCGCTTATCTGATATCTTCATCTCATGAGAAATACATGATACAGAAAAGTATTTCTTCTATTCTTGTATCTATAATTACTCTGGATGAAAGCAAACTTTGGAGATCATAAAAAGTGATGCTGGGCCAAAGCTTGAAGTTGCTGATTTATTCCTCTTTGTGTGTGCCCTTAACCTCTGACGTAATAGTACAGGAAAAGGCCAATAGATAATTTCTCTCAAAGGATCTATaaaatactttaagtaaattgaGATACACTTCTGCTATCGTGACAATCATTTTGTTTAGATGTGAAGATTCCCAAAACGGTCAAACACATTTGATGGAATAAAAACCGAACACTGCTGTATTGATGAGGGAGACGAATAAGAATTCTTCCTTCGAGGTATGGAAGAGGTAAGCATGGTTAAGTGGTGATCACCTCCAAACACATGGAAGCAGTTTCTATGAGCTACTTACCAGAAACCCTGAGATAGAATCTACACCAGAGGGAAATCATGGGAATGCAGCTAAGTGCTCTCTGGTAGTTTATAGAGTGTGAGAGGAATTAACGCTGCATATAGACCAGCCGGTTATTAACATATATTATCTCCCTACAtgtatgtctgtctgtagaacacacacagaggcagacagacacaggcaGGGAGTTAAATACTCCATAAACGTACAAGCGCACACACGCGTATAGAAACAATGCATAGAAAGCTCATGAAGGTGAGAATGTATAACGACTTGTGATACACGTGTGCCCAGTAACCCAGCTGGATACAGAGACTTGGTTTTGGTGTGATGTGAGGCACATGGCtctcagtaaatgttcagtgtCTGCAGCTGTTTGAATTTATGTGGAGGGAGGTCCCATATTTTTTGAAGGAGGCAGCAAGCAGAGAGCTATTTCCcctgtgatgatttaatgtggCTAAGAGAGCTGCATGCAATCTGTCCCTGTTTGCCTGAGCAACAATAGAGGAGTAGGGACAATAATAGTAAAGCTGCGTATGACCAAGCACAGTTTTATATGCTCTATATATATCAGCTAAGAGATGGTTTGGTGTTCTTGGAGGTCAAGAATACACTTGGCCAACATCACGCTTTAGCCTTCTAACATTTAGAGTTTATGAAAAACAGTTGGGTAACGCTGTCCCCATGAGAGCTTAAGGTTGTTCAAACTTCCTGAAAAGATGACTTTTGAgatgctttttttgtttcagcaCAGATAGAGAGTCAGATATCATCTTTAAACAATAGATTGCAacattatgtaaaataaaactacTATTAccactactgctactactactactcctattttatgttgcatttcaagtccttatttatatttttacaacAGTATGTAAGCTCTGACTGACCAACTTATCACAGAGTTTGTTGTGCATCTACTAGAGTATCCAAAGAGCCAAATCAGGCCTATACTGGAACAATCAGTGATACACATGACTGTAAATTTAATCCTATTATATTTTCCTGTTTGATTTCATATTCATATCTTACCTGTTGCCGTAGAAACACCAAGGATCCTGCAGATGCACTCGACCAAAATCCACCACATGCTCTCTGAGTTCCCCATGACCGTAAatacttttttgggggggggggggaaatgtAACCTTCTCACTTCTCTAATGCTCTCTGAGATAGTTGGTGATGAAGCAGTAACTAAAGTAGCATTCTAGACACATAGTTGACTGTTAACTTGGTGAATAGATGTGGGTAAAGAAAAGCCAAAGTCCAGTAATCCATGAGTGCCATGATGTTGGAAGCTCTTAGACTGTTTGTGTTCACCTCAGAAAGGTTTGTGACTCAATGCCTCTGTTGCTAATCagcctcacacatacacacacaaacgtgcacacatacacacacacacacacacacacacacacacacacacacacacacacacaataataatacCACCTTCAGCTGGTTTTGCATTCCACCCTGTGTGTCAAGGTGAAACTGTTCAACTCAGGGTCATTTGTGCACTGTATCACTAATGTCATTAGATCTGGTTAAAAATTATCTGTGAAGAATTAATAtaaaactaacacacacacacacacacacacacacgtacacatgtacacacatattcAGAATTAACAGTCATTTGCATGCCCCCTTGAACTGCAGAGACCAGTGTCCTTTCAAAGAATTTCTTGCCCCGTCTGTACAATTTCGTCTTGTTTTCCTCCTTGGTGTGATTTCACAGTCTTGGGAGGATTCAGGTGCTTCAGTGTAATCAAATaaatcagaaacattttttattttgtcaaggCCACAGTCATACATGGAGCTTGTACTTTGGCATCTGTTGGTTGGAACACTGTTTCAGGAGAGGAAGCTTTGGCATAATAGGCTGCAGCCTGCGTCAGGGAGCAAACACCAATGTTTTACTGCTTGGAAATATTATAAACAAGTTCCACTTAGTGTGCAGTTTGCTTTGATGCAACCTTGACTCTCTGTATGTTGTGACTAGTGTAATAATGCCACAAGAACCAGCAGAGACCCTTTGACACACTTAAACAGGCAAAACTACAAGCCTGCATAATCGGTTGACGCAGGTTTGGCTGAGGTGTAAGCTTGTTCAGGCACAGCAGAGGCCTTTTTGGAACGAGCAGTAAGAGTCACagagctctcacacacacacatacacacacaccctgactCCTGTTAGGGGCCAAAGTAAGCTACGTAAATCTCCTTAAAGTCTCTAACAAAgacactttgtgtttttgtaccaGTTCCGCTTGTTTCCAGCTTAGCATCCAGTATATTTGTGGCGTTTATGGTATAGAGTGTACGTGAGTGTGTTTGAGCTGTTCTGCAGCAAA
This genomic interval from Thunnus thynnus chromosome 14, fThuThy2.1, whole genome shotgun sequence contains the following:
- the tmem72 gene encoding transmembrane protein 72; this encodes MGNSESMWWILVECICRILGVSTATVLCAVGVETLQLGEFNSLGIYLLVSSVGIMMFELAYFLDTLLVMCLPCPPDWQLFVLWGKMARIGGFHKFLYYSIMSVVCFLHPVLVWHAIIPGTMLLVTAFFNFILSKKTKTKSPKRPQESYNDQGLTTVCVTERPDDTFSLFHIVTGRRGARLALATRDHSLGLGERGESDQAMLELEQTTAAKEIDRERRRRKERRPICLRGREEPVEREMEEMEGHYEPEPDTTSDTAPMITD